Proteins from a genomic interval of Providencia stuartii:
- the aphA gene encoding acid phosphatase AphA yields MKKTTLTLSAVALVLSLTATSQAKVLMPEVVSSGVTVAELAEQKPIHWVSIEQIKNSLEGQAPMAVGFDIDDTVLFSSPGFYRGKLEYSPNDFSYLKNIEFWEKMNNEWDKFSMPKKVGIDLVQMHLKRGDTVYFITGRTKTKTETVTKYVQEGLKIPEDKMNPVIFAGDEPGQNNKVSWMRDHKLKIYYGDADADIAAARELNIRGIRILRAANSSYQPLPKAGQFGEEVVINSEY; encoded by the coding sequence TTTGGTACTCAGTTTGACGGCAACATCACAGGCTAAGGTATTAATGCCTGAAGTCGTCAGTTCAGGGGTGACGGTGGCTGAACTTGCTGAACAGAAACCTATACATTGGGTGTCTATTGAGCAAATTAAAAATAGCCTAGAAGGTCAAGCTCCAATGGCGGTAGGCTTTGATATTGATGATACCGTGTTATTTTCTAGTCCAGGTTTTTATCGTGGTAAGTTGGAATATTCCCCAAATGATTTTAGTTACTTAAAAAATATTGAGTTTTGGGAAAAAATGAATAATGAGTGGGATAAATTCAGTATGCCTAAAAAAGTTGGCATCGATTTAGTCCAAATGCACTTAAAACGTGGCGATACGGTTTATTTTATTACTGGCCGTACTAAAACAAAAACAGAAACCGTCACTAAATATGTTCAAGAAGGCCTAAAAATCCCAGAAGATAAAATGAATCCTGTCATTTTTGCAGGTGATGAGCCTGGTCAAAATAATAAAGTCAGTTGGATGCGTGATCACAAATTAAAAATTTATTATGGTGATGCTGATGCCGATATTGCAGCAGCACGAGAATTAAATATTCGCGGTATTCGTATCTTACGTGCAGCAAACTCCTCTTATCAGCCACTGCCAAAAGCAGGGCAGTTTGGTGAGGAAGTTGTGATTAATTCAGAGTACTAA